The Alteromonas gilva genome has a window encoding:
- a CDS encoding MBL fold metallo-hydrolase: MTRVFKMIGTGSSDSSTMFNTNAAVMNDTKAFLIDCGLTVKSALNECGIGFDNISGIFISHVHGDHVFGLERVGYEYLFRLKTKVPLYIKADIYHELWDQTLKGSMGRIGEGEATLEDFFDVRIIQDNRFTHEGIHYEVFPVRHTPGKPCFGVCINDKILYTADTLTIPDILNAYRYTYCFHDVSLQEGNPVHANLSALMEYPQAVKQKIYLMSYSDDWKEYEHIVSEHFAGFAEQGKSVEL, encoded by the coding sequence ATGACCCGCGTTTTTAAAATGATCGGTACCGGAAGTTCAGATTCATCAACCATGTTTAACACCAATGCGGCGGTGATGAATGATACCAAGGCGTTTCTGATTGACTGCGGTCTGACGGTAAAAAGTGCGCTGAATGAATGTGGTATCGGGTTTGATAACATTTCTGGCATTTTCATCAGTCATGTCCATGGCGATCACGTGTTCGGACTTGAGCGGGTTGGTTATGAATACCTGTTCAGGTTAAAAACCAAAGTGCCGCTTTACATTAAAGCAGACATTTATCATGAGTTGTGGGACCAAACACTGAAGGGATCGATGGGCAGGATTGGTGAAGGTGAGGCCACGCTTGAAGATTTTTTTGACGTCAGAATCATTCAGGATAACCGCTTCACCCACGAGGGTATTCACTACGAGGTATTCCCCGTCAGGCACACCCCCGGCAAACCCTGCTTTGGTGTGTGTATTAATGATAAAATCCTCTATACCGCAGATACGCTGACGATCCCTGATATTCTTAACGCTTATCGCTACACCTATTGTTTCCACGACGTGTCTTTACAGGAAGGTAATCCGGTTCATGCTAATTTAAGTGCGTTAATGGAATACCCACAAGCGGTAAAGCAAAAGATCTATTTGATGAGTTACAGTGATGATTGGAAGGAATATGAACATATCGTCTCAGAACACTTTGCCGGCTTCGCAGAGCAAGGAAAGTCAGTCGAGCTATAG